One Acidobacteriota bacterium DNA segment encodes these proteins:
- the dnaA gene encoding chromosomal replication initiator protein DnaA encodes MTQTLWGQLQQELQHHLDPDEFSTWIEPLRVRSEHSDRLILSAPNGRFLHTLEDSYRQIFDSVASEVKGASFRVLFALDDEEENGDPQQPRFDPKYTFETFVVGNSNQFAHAAARAVAESPSHSYNPLFLYGGVGLGKTHLLHAIGHKILRDHSHLRVMYLAAEQFVNELINSIRFDRMPDFRDRYRNIDVLLIDDIQFIANKERTQEEFFHTFNTLYTSQKQIILSSDAEPRKIPTLEERLRSRFQWGLIADIQSPELETKLAILRRKADIEGLELPDDVAEFIARRVRSNIRELEGLLTRVLAFSSLTAKPLSVELARETLKDILPTEDRRSTAAEIIKFVARNYGLKVSEIKSRNNSRQIVFPRKVAMFLLRQLTDLSYPEIGRLFNDKHHSTVISSVKDIEQSRSSDPDLDRTLRSIQDHFS; translated from the coding sequence ATGACGCAAACTCTCTGGGGGCAGCTACAACAGGAGCTGCAACATCACCTCGACCCGGATGAGTTCTCTACCTGGATCGAGCCGCTACGGGTCCGCTCCGAGCACAGCGACCGGCTGATTCTCTCAGCTCCCAACGGTCGCTTCCTCCACACTTTGGAGGATTCCTACCGCCAGATCTTCGACAGCGTCGCCTCCGAGGTCAAGGGGGCTTCCTTCCGCGTGCTCTTCGCTCTCGACGACGAGGAAGAAAACGGCGATCCGCAGCAACCCCGCTTCGATCCCAAATACACCTTCGAGACCTTCGTGGTGGGCAATTCCAACCAATTCGCCCACGCCGCAGCCCGGGCGGTGGCGGAGAGCCCGTCCCACAGCTACAACCCCCTCTTCCTCTACGGCGGGGTCGGTCTCGGCAAGACCCATCTGCTGCACGCCATCGGCCACAAGATTCTGCGCGACCACAGCCACCTGCGGGTGATGTACCTGGCGGCGGAGCAATTCGTCAACGAGCTGATCAACTCCATCCGCTTCGACCGCATGCCCGACTTTCGGGACCGCTACCGCAACATCGACGTCCTGCTGATCGACGACATCCAGTTCATCGCCAATAAAGAGCGTACCCAGGAAGAGTTCTTCCACACCTTCAACACGCTCTACACCAGCCAGAAGCAGATCATCCTGTCCTCGGACGCCGAACCGCGCAAGATTCCGACCTTGGAAGAGCGTTTGCGCAGCCGCTTTCAATGGGGGCTCATCGCCGACATCCAGTCTCCGGAGCTGGAGACCAAACTGGCGATTCTGCGCCGCAAGGCGGATATCGAGGGCTTGGAGCTGCCCGACGACGTGGCGGAATTCATCGCCCGCCGGGTGCGCTCCAATATCCGCGAGCTCGAAGGCCTGCTGACCCGCGTCCTGGCCTTCTCCTCCCTCACCGCCAAGCCGCTGTCGGTGGAGCTCGCCCGGGAGACCTTGAAGGACATCCTGCCCACCGAGGATCGCCGCTCGACGGCGGCGGAGATCATCAAATTCGTCGCCCGCAATTACGGCCTCAAGGTCAGCGAGATCAAGAGCCGCAACAACTCGCGGCAGATCGTCTTCCCGCGCAAGGTGGCCATGTTCCTGCTCCGCCAGCTCACCGACCTCTCCTACCCGGAGATCGGCCGACTGTTCAACGACAAGCACCACTCGACGGTGATCTCGTCGGTCAAGGACATCGAGCAGAGCCGGTCCTCGGATCCGGACCTGGACCGAACCCTGCGCTCCATCCAGGATCATTTCTCCTGA